A window from Syntrophorhabdaceae bacterium encodes these proteins:
- a CDS encoding MFS transporter: MDAPNVTEFCDKLKFNRFHWGLVVLGVLTLLFDGYDSQILAYVMPNVIREWHLTPVTAGSIVSYGLIGLMIGTAGLGMLADRIGRKTPLILGLLMFSVFNGGLYWVHDFKTFCILRFLAGIGMGGALTLNITLASEFAPARIRARMVATMFTGFMIGPAVAGVISMIFIPAFGWRIVLFFALLPLLFIPFLYWFLPESVRFLAQKGHYDRARQVLRRMEKAAKITPMEWTEKSFALPAVERKASVKQLFASKLAVMTVLIWLVYFFNLLAVYGLITWLPTLLTKAGVSLVKSYGYTVMDHFGGFLGAILLGVMLDRFGRKSGLFFAYILAAVVSWLFGQATGSPIALYVLSFATGFFVIGGQSAQHAVTGEVYPTFVRSTGVGWALTMGRFGAVCGPLLGGLLQSAGFSFSEYFAFLAIPPLVCAVLVLFYRINVRGQTLETVEAELTGTRG; encoded by the coding sequence ATGGATGCACCGAATGTGACCGAGTTTTGCGATAAGCTCAAGTTCAACCGCTTCCACTGGGGTCTTGTTGTCCTTGGCGTACTGACCCTGCTCTTCGACGGCTACGACTCGCAGATCCTTGCATACGTGATGCCCAACGTCATCCGCGAGTGGCACCTCACTCCCGTTACAGCTGGCTCGATCGTATCTTACGGCCTCATAGGACTCATGATAGGCACAGCCGGCCTCGGCATGCTTGCCGACCGTATAGGCAGAAAGACGCCCCTGATCCTTGGGCTTCTCATGTTCTCCGTATTCAACGGTGGTCTCTACTGGGTGCATGACTTCAAGACCTTCTGTATCCTCCGGTTCCTCGCGGGCATCGGCATGGGTGGCGCACTGACGCTGAATATTACTTTGGCGTCTGAATTCGCCCCGGCGAGGATAAGGGCGCGGATGGTGGCGACCATGTTCACGGGCTTTATGATAGGACCCGCCGTCGCAGGGGTGATCTCTATGATCTTCATTCCTGCCTTCGGATGGCGCATTGTCCTTTTCTTCGCGCTTCTGCCTCTGTTATTCATCCCTTTCCTGTACTGGTTCCTTCCGGAGTCCGTCCGCTTCCTTGCCCAGAAAGGCCACTACGACAGGGCCAGGCAGGTCTTGAGAAGGATGGAGAAGGCGGCTAAGATTACGCCGATGGAATGGACTGAGAAAAGCTTTGCTCTTCCCGCGGTTGAACGGAAGGCGAGCGTCAAACAGCTCTTCGCCTCAAAACTTGCAGTCATGACCGTGCTCATTTGGCTCGTTTACTTCTTCAACCTGCTTGCCGTATACGGCCTTATCACATGGTTGCCCACGCTGCTCACCAAAGCTGGCGTCTCTCTCGTGAAAAGCTACGGTTACACGGTCATGGACCATTTTGGCGGATTTTTGGGGGCTATCCTGCTTGGCGTCATGCTCGACCGATTCGGCAGGAAATCGGGTCTTTTCTTCGCTTACATACTCGCGGCCGTGGTGTCCTGGCTCTTCGGCCAGGCCACCGGCAGCCCTATCGCACTCTATGTTCTGAGTTTTGCCACGGGTTTCTTCGTTATCGGGGGCCAGTCGGCCCAGCATGCAGTCACGGGAGAAGTCTACCCAACTTTTGTGAGATCCACCGGTGTTGGATGGGCACTTACCATGGGCAGGTTCGGCGCGGTTTGTGGCCCTCTGCTTGGAGGTCTTCTCCAATCTGCCGGCTTCTCCTTCAGCGAGTACTTTGCCTTCCTCGCGATCCCTCCGCTCGTCTGCGCAGTCCTTGTGCTCTTCTACAGGATTAACGTTAGGGGCCAAACCCTGGAGACGGTCGAAGCGGAGCTTACTGGAACGCGAGGGTAG
- a CDS encoding class I SAM-dependent methyltransferase, with amino-acid sequence MSENVLGPAHKWHFDELSFSGVDFSQAEEVLAYDAMHKKFRDYAKASEQIIRRLSLNSESVVIDLGCGTGAFTLHAAKHVRTIYAVDISVAMLEYAKRQADEYGLSNIVWCHGGLLTYEHEYEPADALVCVAVLHHLPDFWKQAALNRCHKMIKPGGKLFLFDIVFPSGTPDLEREIDALIESVETMADKKLGEEAVIHIKKEFSTYDWIMEGIITRSGFHIETAEYDKGFQTTYICLKK; translated from the coding sequence ATGAGTGAAAACGTATTGGGACCCGCCCATAAATGGCATTTTGATGAATTGAGCTTCTCGGGGGTTGATTTCTCCCAGGCAGAAGAAGTGCTGGCTTATGATGCCATGCATAAGAAATTCCGCGATTACGCCAAGGCAAGCGAGCAAATCATTCGCCGCCTATCTCTGAATTCCGAGAGCGTTGTTATTGATTTGGGGTGCGGTACGGGGGCCTTTACACTTCATGCAGCGAAGCACGTCCGGACTATTTATGCCGTCGATATATCAGTCGCAATGTTGGAGTATGCCAAAAGGCAGGCGGACGAATATGGATTAAGCAATATTGTTTGGTGTCACGGCGGATTGCTCACGTACGAACATGAATATGAACCGGCCGATGCCCTTGTATGTGTAGCGGTCCTCCACCACCTTCCCGATTTTTGGAAGCAAGCCGCGCTTAACAGATGCCATAAAATGATTAAGCCGGGGGGTAAACTCTTCCTATTTGACATCGTATTTCCTTCCGGCACACCTGATCTGGAACGCGAGATTGATGCCTTGATTGAGTCCGTCGAAACAATGGCTGATAAAAAATTGGGAGAAGAGGCGGTAATCCATATTAAAAAGGAATTCAGCACGTATGATTGGATAATGGAGGGGATAATCACAAGGAGTGGATTTCACATCGAAACCGCGGAGTATGATAAGGGCTTTCAAACCACCTACATCTGTTTAAAGAAATAA
- a CDS encoding cache domain-containing protein: protein MKIRNLSLWIKMVIGGMLVVIIAFVIVGSANFYYVSKSMESFARERATLIAKSLADHVETDLAGKLKAISMLAVDPQVVAAASAGNYYGVMEAKMKAIFQSYGSYLEGAFITDKSGIIRIDTVDVKRLGLDLSDRRYFLNARTGNPTISDAMFSRATGDPIIMLSAPIMANHQFVGVIACALKINYLLDSIGSVTLGKTGYSFMIDRNGMTIAHPRKDYILTKDSLRVPGVENVAARMTAQETGTAEYSFEGTPKMAGFAPIEITGWSVAVTQDRSEFLGPARTIISNILVFSPIALFIALILGTMIARELSQPIQNLSRAAKGLARGEWQQLPDTGRKDEIGEVVRSFNSMSEQLQETFMAQKRAEDDLFRLNQELEQRVSLRTGELTSKTTELEKALSEVKKLSGLLPICSSCKKIRDDKGYWNQIESYIKDHSEAEFSHGICPDCTKKLYPDIFEKIHSDDKP, encoded by the coding sequence ATGAAAATCAGAAACTTGTCACTCTGGATCAAAATGGTTATCGGCGGCATGCTGGTCGTGATTATCGCATTCGTCATCGTCGGTTCCGCTAATTTCTATTATGTATCCAAATCGATGGAGTCCTTTGCAAGAGAAAGAGCCACGCTCATTGCAAAAAGTCTTGCCGATCATGTTGAGACAGACCTTGCAGGCAAATTGAAGGCTATCTCAATGCTTGCCGTCGATCCCCAGGTTGTCGCCGCAGCTTCGGCCGGAAATTACTACGGGGTAATGGAAGCCAAAATGAAGGCGATATTCCAAAGTTACGGAAGTTATCTCGAAGGTGCCTTCATCACCGATAAATCCGGTATTATTCGTATCGACACGGTGGATGTGAAACGACTCGGACTCGATCTCAGCGATAGGAGATATTTTCTGAATGCCAGGACAGGTAATCCAACCATAAGCGATGCCATGTTCTCCAGGGCTACGGGGGATCCGATCATCATGCTCAGTGCTCCCATCATGGCCAATCACCAATTTGTGGGGGTTATCGCTTGCGCGCTCAAGATAAATTATCTTCTGGATTCGATCGGTTCGGTTACTCTTGGAAAGACCGGATATTCTTTTATGATTGACCGCAACGGTATGACGATTGCGCATCCGCGTAAGGATTACATATTGACAAAGGATTCTCTCAGAGTCCCCGGCGTCGAAAACGTCGCCGCGCGTATGACTGCCCAAGAGACCGGAACAGCGGAATATTCATTTGAAGGCACGCCTAAGATGGCCGGATTCGCGCCCATTGAAATAACCGGCTGGAGTGTCGCAGTAACGCAGGATCGCAGTGAGTTTCTCGGACCGGCGCGGACCATTATTTCAAACATCCTGGTCTTTAGCCCCATCGCGCTGTTCATTGCTTTGATACTGGGGACGATGATCGCCCGCGAACTATCCCAGCCCATTCAGAACCTGAGCAGAGCAGCCAAGGGACTGGCAAGGGGGGAATGGCAGCAGTTGCCGGACACGGGCCGCAAGGATGAAATCGGTGAGGTTGTCAGATCATTCAACAGCATGTCCGAACAACTTCAGGAAACGTTCATGGCGCAGAAACGCGCCGAGGATGATTTGTTCAGGTTGAATCAGGAGTTGGAGCAACGGGTTTCACTGCGCACTGGCGAACTGACGTCCAAGACCACGGAGCTAGAAAAAGCCCTGTCCGAAGTCAAAAAATTAAGCGGCCTTCTTCCCATTTGTTCATCCTGCAAAAAGATTCGCGATGATAAAGGTTACTGGAATCAGATCGAATCATACATAAAGGATCATTCGGAAGCGG